In a single window of the Halomicroarcula saliterrae genome:
- a CDS encoding ADP-ribosylglycohydrolase family protein, with product MVSADTAKGTLLGLACGDALGRPVEFRSPNQITKQHGTLTDMVGHGTHGKTAGTVTDDTDLALCNARSLAEQAAFDGQDIADRFAAWYDDGPFDVGLMTADAISEYQSGTSWRDAGREVWQRRAEGSNAGNGSIMRCAPHAIAFADAPETLERVSKQSSAITHYDPRCQYGCVLLNHTIAGYLNGFDDPLSDAIEQIEGDAPDELVETIRLVPDLVGEKQLENTGYVVHTLQTSLYDALTTDTAEDAIITSVNRGGDTDTLGAVTGAIAGARFGADELPERWLDTLEYKDDLELLAQALATTDVDATV from the coding sequence ATGGTTTCAGCAGATACTGCGAAAGGAACGCTTCTCGGCCTTGCTTGTGGGGACGCGTTAGGGCGTCCTGTTGAGTTCCGCTCCCCGAATCAGATCACGAAACAGCACGGCACGCTCACCGACATGGTCGGTCACGGCACGCACGGTAAAACCGCTGGCACCGTGACCGACGACACTGACCTCGCACTCTGTAATGCCAGGAGCCTCGCCGAGCAAGCGGCGTTCGACGGGCAGGATATCGCTGACCGCTTCGCAGCTTGGTACGACGATGGGCCGTTCGATGTCGGCCTGATGACCGCCGACGCTATCAGCGAATACCAATCCGGTACGTCGTGGCGTGACGCTGGTCGAGAAGTCTGGCAACGACGCGCTGAAGGTTCTAACGCCGGGAACGGCAGTATCATGCGGTGTGCACCGCACGCCATCGCGTTCGCCGACGCCCCGGAAACACTCGAACGCGTCAGCAAGCAGTCCTCCGCCATCACGCACTATGACCCACGATGTCAGTACGGGTGCGTACTCCTCAATCACACTATAGCTGGCTATCTCAACGGGTTTGACGACCCGCTCAGCGATGCAATTGAACAAATCGAGGGCGATGCCCCGGACGAGCTCGTGGAAACGATTCGCCTCGTCCCTGACCTCGTCGGTGAGAAGCAGTTAGAGAATACGGGCTACGTTGTCCACACACTCCAGACGTCGCTGTACGATGCCCTAACCACAGACACCGCCGAAGACGCGATTATCACGTCAGTCAACCGCGGCGGGGATACAGATACACTTGGTGCGGTCACAGGTGCGATCGCCGGTGCAAGGTTCGGGGCAGACGAGCTACCAGAGCGGTGGCTTGACACACTGGAATACAAGGATGATTTGGAACTCCTCGCGCAAGCACTCGCCACAACGGATGTGGATGCAACTGTGTGA